AGTGGCCGAGACGATAGCATATCGTCCGATCGGCGAGGATGCGACGTCATCATAGAACTTTCGCGTGACATTGCGCAGGGTCGTCACGATCAATCGGTGCAGAAAGTCCCAGTCCTCGTCCGTCTGCCCAGTAATTCCCTTGCCACCGCGCCATCCGCCAACGAGGTGGATGACGCCATCGATTCGGCACCCGTCGTCCTCAAGTGACGTGTGTAGCGCTGCCACGGCTTCACTGTTGGTCAGGTCGCACTGTTCCATCCGGACACCGTCTAGGCCCTCCATGGCGGTTGCCAGACGTTCCATGTTGATATCCACTGCAACGATCGAGGCACCGGCTGCAACCACAGCGCGGGCACAAGCAACGCCTGACGGACTTGATGCTCCTGCGATGAGAACGGTGCCGTTCGCCAGTGAGCCGGCAACGGCGCTCATGCGTCGGACCTGCCGGTGACGCCTGCCGTAGAGGCAATAACATCCTTCATTTTGCGGTTAAGCGCCTCGTAAAACATCGAAAGAGGGAATTCGTCATCCAGAACCTGATCTGTGAGGCCGCGTGGGGGGCCATCGAGCGGAAGAGCGTCCGGTCCCTTCGCCCACACCGAGGCCGGGTTCGGGGTCAACGTGTTCGACACGAGATCGTAGGCGGCGAACCAGTGGGCCGTCTTGGGTCGGTCAATAGAGCGCCAGTATAGATCCTCGATAGCTTCGCCCAAGGCAATGACAACTGCAGGAACCTCGTCCCAGTCAATTGACATTTTACCGTCGGTCCAGTGAAGCACGTGATGTTGGTGCATCCACGCGAAGAGGAGTTGCCCGCCCACGCCGTCATAGTTTCGGACGCGGTTGCCGGTGATGGCGAATCGGAAGATGCGATCAAAGATCACGGCGTACTGAACGAGACCGGCATGGTGGCGTGCCTCTGGTGAGGCTTCTTCATCTTTTTCGATTTTGACGGACTCGCGAAATGCCGTGAGGTCGCACCGTAGTTCCTCAAGAGAGTAGAGGAAGTATGGCATCCGCTGCTTGATCATAAATGGGTCGAAAGGAAGATCACCACGCATGTGGGTGCGGTCGTGAATGAGGTCCCACATGACGAAAGTACTCTCGATGAGCTTCTGGTCCTCTAGCAGTGACGCTGCGCCTTCGGGCAGTTCCAGTGAGGTGATGTCTGCTGCGGCGCGGACCACGCGACGGTAGCGTGCGGCTTCGCGGTCCGCAAAGATTGCACCCCAGGTGAAGGCGGGAGTTTCGCGAACGGCGACGGTCTCGGGGAACAGAACTGCCGAGTTTGTGTCATACCCGGACGTGAAATCGAGGAATCGGATGGGAACGAACAGCTTGTTCGAATACTCACCGTCCTCGAGTTCACTAACGAAGTCCGGCCAGATCACCTCGATCAGAACTGCTTCAACCAGTCGTTCGGTGCTGCCGTTCTGTGTGTACATCGGGAAGACGACGAGGTGCTGCAATCCATCGATCCGGTGCTGCTGAGGCTGGAACGCAAGGAGGGAGTCCAGGAAGTCCGGTTCAGCAAAATCACCCTCAGCCCACGCTCCGAAGTCCGCGGTCAACGCCTCAAGGTATGCAGCGTCATGTGGAAAAAATGGCGAGAGCGTGCGGATTGAATCTACGATTGTTCCAACAGACTCACGTGCTGCTCCGTGCTGCTCCTGGTTCGGAACAGACCCGTCCTTGATCTGGAGGGGCTGAAAGGCGGAGACCGCGGCCTTCAGATCCTTCCAGGCAGTATGCTCCTGAATAGTTTCGTATGTCATGGCCTTGGTTTCGATGTACGTGTCAGTCACGGTGAGCAACTTTCTCGAAGGGTGTTGACACCGCACAGCGTGCGGGGCCGGGAGCTGACATCAGCGTAGCAATCAAACAGCACCACTTATCAAAATACCTCTACGACATAAGAGATTCTGGTTCTCAAGGCCACGCTTCACCGATATTGAAACAGTGCCTCTGTCTGGGTGGTCGAGGCACTGCTGTCTCACGTTCGCAGAGGAACTATTCGGCCGGTACGTGCCGTATGGAAATTGAATTGACACAGTAGCGTTGGTCAGTGGCGGTGTCGTAACCTTCACCTTCGAATACATGTCCCAGGTGCGAGTCGCAGTTGGCACAACGTACCTCCACCCTGTCCATGCCCATGGAGTGGTCGTGCAGATAGCGGACCTTGTCTTCGGCCAGGGGAGTCCAGAACGATGGCCATCCACAGCTCGAATCCATTTTGCCCGAGCTCGTGAACAGATCGGCTCCGCACGCACGGCACTGATACACGCCGGTCTCCGAGGAATCCCAATACTCGCCGGTAAACGGTCGCTCGGTGCCAGCCTCACGCAACACGCCGTATTCCTCGGGCGTCAGTTCCTCACGCCACTCTTCGTTCGACTTGAGAGTGGATTCTGGTTTCGAACTCATGCGTTCCTCCTCGAAATCGGCGGGATCCAAACGGACCC
This region of Arthrobacter roseus genomic DNA includes:
- a CDS encoding DUF6421 family protein, which produces MTYETIQEHTAWKDLKAAVSAFQPLQIKDGSVPNQEQHGAARESVGTIVDSIRTLSPFFPHDAAYLEALTADFGAWAEGDFAEPDFLDSLLAFQPQQHRIDGLQHLVVFPMYTQNGSTERLVEAVLIEVIWPDFVSELEDGEYSNKLFVPIRFLDFTSGYDTNSAVLFPETVAVRETPAFTWGAIFADREAARYRRVVRAAADITSLELPEGAASLLEDQKLIESTFVMWDLIHDRTHMRGDLPFDPFMIKQRMPYFLYSLEELRCDLTAFRESVKIEKDEEASPEARHHAGLVQYAVIFDRIFRFAITGNRVRNYDGVGGQLLFAWMHQHHVLHWTDGKMSIDWDEVPAVVIALGEAIEDLYWRSIDRPKTAHWFAAYDLVSNTLTPNPASVWAKGPDALPLDGPPRGLTDQVLDDEFPLSMFYEALNRKMKDVIASTAGVTGRSDA
- the msrB gene encoding peptide-methionine (R)-S-oxide reductase MsrB produces the protein MSSKPESTLKSNEEWREELTPEEYGVLREAGTERPFTGEYWDSSETGVYQCRACGADLFTSSGKMDSSCGWPSFWTPLAEDKVRYLHDHSMGMDRVEVRCANCDSHLGHVFEGEGYDTATDQRYCVNSISIRHVPAE
- a CDS encoding SDR family NAD(P)-dependent oxidoreductase — its product is MSAVAGSLANGTVLIAGASSPSGVACARAVVAAGASIVAVDINMERLATAMEGLDGVRMEQCDLTNSEAVAALHTSLEDDGCRIDGVIHLVGGWRGGKGITGQTDEDWDFLHRLIVTTLRNVTRKFYDDVASSPIGRYAIVSATAVSAPTAGGASYTAAKAAAETWIMAMAQGLTRAQSKRKNDPIEQHSAASVIVIKALLDDSMIAAEPEKSFTGYTHVNQVAEAMVDVFTASASEVNGARIVLAS